One genomic segment of Entelurus aequoreus isolate RoL-2023_Sb linkage group LG25, RoL_Eaeq_v1.1, whole genome shotgun sequence includes these proteins:
- the LOC133642987 gene encoding MIF4G domain-containing protein B-like translates to MENPPEDYKIQSFDMQTQTLLKTALKDPGSVNLEKVSSIIVDQSLKDQVFSREAGRICYTIVQAEAKQNNGNVFRRSLLNRLQQEFKEREETRARSLQEWICFVTFICNIYDYLKVNNMPMVALVLPVYDCLMRLAQPDALMNEEEVDCLVLQLHRNGEQLEKANSQRMDELFCLLRDGFLLQEGLTSMARLLLLEILEYRAGGWVLSGTAHRYYYSEIAD, encoded by the exons ATGGAGAACCCCCCAGAGGACTACAAGATCCAGTCCTTTGACATGCAAACGCAGACGTTGCTCAAAACAGCCTTGAAAG ATCCGGGCTCGGTGAATCTGGAGAAGGTGTCCAGCATCATTGTGGATCAGTCTTTGAAGGACCAGGTTTTCAGTCGAGAGGCCGGACGCATCTGCTACACCATTGTGCAG GCGGAGGCCAAGCAAAATAACGGAAACGTGTTCCGGAGAAGCCTGCTGAACCGCCTCCAGCAGGAGTTCAAGGAGCGTGAGGAGACCAGAGCTCGGTCCCTGCAGGAGTGGATCTGTTTTGTGACCTTCATCTGTAACATCTATGACTACCTCAAA GTGAACAACATGCCCATGGTGGCTCTGGTCCTTCCCGTCTACGACTGTCTGATGAGGTTGGCGCAACCGGATGCTTTAATGAATGAAGAGGAG GTGGACTGTCTGGTGCTGCAGCTTCACCGCAATGGGGAGCAGCTAGAAAAGGCCAACAGCCAGCGCATGGATGAGCTCTTCTGCTTGCTGCGGGATGGCTTCCTGCTCCAGGAAGGGCTCACCTCCATGGCCCGCCTGCTGCTGCTGGAGATCCTGGAGTACAGGGCGGGAGGCTGGGTGCTGAGCGGCACGGCGCACAGGTATTACTACAGCGAAATCGCAGATTAG
- the mrps7 gene encoding small ribosomal subunit protein uS7m, whose protein sequence is MATFTAGLLKPWTPRVMAMRWSRYNPYYLEPEVRKEAHDKQETELSEEEKAERELKAVRPIKAATNSVTSSVFDDPLISKFINMMMKKGEKVLAREIMTETLEHIKRKQVEKYHKAPEEKREEVECNPYTIFHQGIENCMPIVGLASIKRGGRVYQVPVPLKDSRRRFLAMKWMIMECRENKHRRVPMYEKLSQELLVAAAKEGVVFKKKVEMHKMAESNRAYAHYRWW, encoded by the exons ATGGCGACTTTCACCGCTGGACTATTAAAACCTTGGACACCGag GGTGATGGCGATGCGATGGAGCAGATACAATCCTTACTACCTGGAGCCAGAGGTGAGGAAGGAGGCGCACGACAAACAAGAAACCGAACTGAGCGAAGAGGAGAAGGCAGAGCGGGAGCTGAAGGCAGTGAGACCCATCAAGGCAGCAACCAACAGTGTCACCAGCTCGGTTTTTGACGACCCGCTCATCAG TAAATTCATCAACATGATGATGAAGAAAGGAGAAAAGGTTTTGGCAAGAGAGATCATGACAGAG ACTTTGGAGCATATTAAAAGGAAACAGGTGGAGAAATACCACAAAGCTCCGGAGGAGAAGCGAGAGGAGGTTGAGTGCAACCCTTACACCATCTTCCACCAGGGTATAGAGAACTGCATGCCAATCGTGGGTCTTGCTAGCATCAAGAGAGGTGGAAGGGTCTACCAG GTGCCTGTGCCGCTGAAAGACAGCAGACGTCGCTTCCTCGCAATGAAGTGGATGATCATGGAGTGCAGAGAGAACAAACACCGCCGCGTGCCCATGTACGAAAAACTCTCCCAAGAGCTGCTGGTGGCCGCCGCCAAGGAGGGCGTGGTGTTCAAGAAGAAGGTCGAGATGCACAAGATGGCCGAATCCAACAGAGCATACGCCCATTACCGCTGGTGGTAG